The Terriglobia bacterium DNA window CAGAAGTTCGAGGAGTATCGTCGGGCATTCCCGAAGGAGGCGGCGGAATTCGAGATGATTCTCGCCGGCAAACTGCCGGAGGACTGGATGGTGGGTGCGCCACATTGGACTCCGCAGGATAAGGCCATTGCAACGCGGGCCGCAGGTGGAAAGGTTTTGAACGCCCTTGCTGCGCGAATTCCGAATATCGTTGGCGGCTCGGCCGATCTGAATCCTTCGACCGACACACCTCTGAACGGATACGGCAATTTTCAGCCGATAGAACTGGTCGGCAATTACGCCCAAGGCGGGGTGGCCGGCGGATGGAGCTATGCGGGGCGGAATATCGCGTTCGGCATCCGCGAACATGCGATGGGTTCGGTCGCGAACGGAATGGCGGCTCATGGGGGGATTCTGCCTTACACGGCGACCTTCTTCACGTTCTACGACTATATGAAGCCCTCGGTCCGGCTCGCCGCGATCAGTCACCTCAAAGTGGTTTTTGTATTCACGCACGACAGTATCGCGGTCGGCGAAGATGGGCCCACCCATGAACCGATCGAGCAGTTAGCTGCTGCACGTTCGACTCCGGAGCTCAGGGTCATCCGCCCCGCAGATCCCACCGAGACGCTTGAGGCGTGGCAATTAGCGGTCCAACTCGATGGCCCGACCCTCCTCGTACTGAGCCGGCAGGCGGTGCCGCACATGGACCGGTCGGATGCGAAAGAGCCAGGTGTCGCAAGAGGCGCTTACATATTGTCTGACTCGGCGGGAGAGCCGGATGTGATCCTGATTGGCACAGGTTCTGAAGTCTCTCTCTGTATGCAGGCGAAGGCGACGCTTGAAAAAGAGCAGCAGTGCGCCGTTCGTGTGGTCAGCATGCCCAGTTGGGACATCTTCGAGGCACAACCCGATTCATACCGCGATTTCGTGCTACCGCCGCAGATCAGATCGAGGGTCACAGTCGAAGCCGCAGCCTCCCTGGGTTGGACAAAATGGGCTGGCGACATGGGCGAAGTCATTGCGATCGATCGCTTCGGAGCTTCGGGCCCGGGGCCAGAGGTTCTGGCTCACTTCGGCTTCACCGCCGATCACGTCGTCGCCGCCGCTCAGCGAACGATGGAGCGTACTCGCAAAGCAACTCCGGTCGAGAGGTGAAGTGACATCACTTCGTGATACGTTGAAGTTCTCCGAATGGCAGTACGAGGTGCGAGGTACGGGGACATAATTTGTGTGCTTTGCCTCGGACCTCTAACCTCGTAGCTACTCCAGGCACCGCAAATCCTTACTCTTCATGTAAAGCACTGCGCTCGCAACGAGTGCAACCGCTGCCATGCTGGCGATGGCGTGCGGCGCGCCGATGGTTCCCGCCAGCGACCCTGCCATCAGCGAGCCGATCGGGGCGAATCCCAGGAAAGCCGTCGCGTAAATGCTCATTACGCGCCCCCGGTACTTGTCTGTCGAAAGGTGTTGCAGCAGGCTGTTGACGGTTGCGACCATCAGGATCATGCAGTAGCCAATCACAGCCAGCAGAATTGCCGAGAGAAGCAGGGTTCGCGATAAAGCGAAGAGGATCACAGCCGCGTAAAACGCAAGCGCGGACGAGACGACGAAGCGCCCGCGGCAACGAATGTTCTTTAGCAACGCAATGGTTGCGGCACCGAGAAATGCCCCAGCGCCGCTGCACGCCATTAACAGACCGTATCCAGTTTCACCGAGGTGGAGTATCTGTTTCGCGAACAACGGAACAAAGGTCGCGTAAGGAATTCCGAGAATGCTGGCGAAGGCTACCAGGATGATCAGCATTAGCATTTCGCGTCGGCTGAACAGGTAATTGAATCCCTCTGACATTGTTTCCCACATGGTCATGTCGCCCGGCGGATAAACCGGCGGATATGTAATTTTCATCAGGGCAATCAGTACGGCCACAAAACTAATTGCGTTCAGCAGGAAGTTGTTAGCGATTCCGAAGTACGCCATCGCAAGTCCGCCGATAGTCGGTCCGATGACGCGCGACATGTTGAACTGGGCAGAGTTTAGGGCGATAGCATTTGTGAGGTCCTCGCGCGGCACCAGCGACGGCACAATGGCTTGATAGGTCGGAGCGTTCAGCGACATTGCCAGGCCATTGCAGAACGCCAGGAAAATCATTAATGGCAGCGAGATCCGGTTCGTGACTGTCAGAATCCAGAACGAGAACGCAATTACCATCATGCTGCTCTGCGTCCACATCATTAACTTGCGACGGTTCACGCGATCGGCGATAACGCCGCCAATCAAAGCGAAGACCATCATTGGAGCGGTCGCCGCGAACCCGAGTACTCCCAGCCAAAAGGCGGAGTTATTGGGCGCGAGTCGGGTCACCACGAGCCAACTCTCGGCTACGTTCTCAACCCAGGTGCCGACGTTAGAGAGAAAGTTGCCGAACCAGAAATAACGGAAATCCCGATGCCGCAGCGCTCGCACTACCTCGGGCATTGCGACCGTGGTGGGCGCGACCTGCACTGCGACGGCCTGATCACCAGCGATCGACGTAAGGGCCGAGTCGTCCGTTCCGCCGAGTTTCCGGTTGCGGATGCTCGGAGACGGTTCTTCTCCCGGATAAATAATTGGTGGGTCTTCTGCCATGAACTAAATGAATCGCCGCAACAGACATTTTATAGATGAAGCGGTCGATTTCTGCCGATTTACGATTGCCGAGTCAGGTGCTCGCAGTTCGACGAGCGATTCCGGACTAAGCCGCTCCTGTATGATGCTTTCACGCGCGGGAGTGTATCGAATTGGTCGTATGAACTCTTGCCCGAAAGTCATCTTCGGAGAAATCATGCGGCGGGCCGTCGCCTCGGTTTTCACACTGGCTCTTCTTTTTGCGCATCTGGCCGTTGCGCAACAGCCGTTAACGGCTTCCCAACTTCCAGGATTTCGCAATGCTACGGAGGAACTTCTGCTAGAGCAGAAGTTTCTCAAAGTCCCCCAGCCCTATCTCGCGGAGCAGCACCTGAAAATACTGACGGCCGTTCCGCATATGGCCGGGACCCCGGAAGATCGCAAGACCGCCGAGTACGTTGCCGAGAAGTTTCGGGAAGCCGGGCTCGAAACGCGAATCGACGAATACAAGGTCTGGATGAACTACCCGATCGAGGTGCGCGTATCCATCACGAGTCCTCCGGGAATTCATCTTCGCGCGCCCAGCCGTGAGCACGTGGCGAAGGATCCTTACCAGGTCGATCCCCGCATCGTGATTCCGTTCTCAGGAAGTTCACCCTCGGGCGACGTCGACCGCGAAGTCGTCTACGCCAACTATGGTCGCCCGGAAGACTTCGACAAGCTCAAGCAGATGGGCATAGACGTGCGAGGTAAGATCGTTCTTGTCCGTTACGGCGAAAACTTCCGTGGAGTGAAATCCTTCATCGCGCAACGCGCAGGTGCTGCCGGGGTCATCATATACTCTGACCCGATTGACGACGGCTACTTCCGGGGCGATGTCTACCCCAAGGGACCCTACTGTCCGGAAACCGGCGTCCAGCGCGGCTCGATTGAGTACATGTTCGAATACCCTGGCGACGTCACTACGCCTGGTATCGCTTCCGTTCCGTCGTTGCCGATGTCGCAGCGAGTTCCACCAGACAAGGCCGTCGCGATGCCGAAGATCCCGACGACGCCGATTTCCTACGGTGACGCGCGGCCCATCCTTGAGAATCTTGGCGGACCTGAAACC harbors:
- the tkt gene encoding transketolase gives rise to the protein MTDTAAETLRINTIRMLSADAVQNANSGHPGLPMGAAALGYTLWTEFLKYNPKNPSWPDRDRFVLSAGHGSMLLYSLLYLTGYDLSLDDIKHFRKLESRTPGHPERGATPGVEVSTGPLGQGFANAVGMAIAEAWLAARYNRENLKIVDHYTYVLCSDGDLMEGISYEAASLAGHLRLGKLIAMYDRNQVTLAGSTDLTFTEDVAARFQAAGWHTTEVKDGNDTKAIAAALREAQAVTDKPSMILVDTHIGYGSPDKQDSFAAHGSPLGEEELLKTKKALGWPSTEKFYIPDESLSFFRQAVPKGDEAENSWRQKFEEYRRAFPKEAAEFEMILAGKLPEDWMVGAPHWTPQDKAIATRAAGGKVLNALAARIPNIVGGSADLNPSTDTPLNGYGNFQPIELVGNYAQGGVAGGWSYAGRNIAFGIREHAMGSVANGMAAHGGILPYTATFFTFYDYMKPSVRLAAISHLKVVFVFTHDSIAVGEDGPTHEPIEQLAAARSTPELRVIRPADPTETLEAWQLAVQLDGPTLLVLSRQAVPHMDRSDAKEPGVARGAYILSDSAGEPDVILIGTGSEVSLCMQAKATLEKEQQCAVRVVSMPSWDIFEAQPDSYRDFVLPPQIRSRVTVEAAASLGWTKWAGDMGEVIAIDRFGASGPGPEVLAHFGFTADHVVAAAQRTMERTRKATPVER
- a CDS encoding MFS transporter, encoding MAEDPPIIYPGEEPSPSIRNRKLGGTDDSALTSIAGDQAVAVQVAPTTVAMPEVVRALRHRDFRYFWFGNFLSNVGTWVENVAESWLVVTRLAPNNSAFWLGVLGFAATAPMMVFALIGGVIADRVNRRKLMMWTQSSMMVIAFSFWILTVTNRISLPLMIFLAFCNGLAMSLNAPTYQAIVPSLVPREDLTNAIALNSAQFNMSRVIGPTIGGLAMAYFGIANNFLLNAISFVAVLIALMKITYPPVYPPGDMTMWETMSEGFNYLFSRREMLMLIILVAFASILGIPYATFVPLFAKQILHLGETGYGLLMACSGAGAFLGAATIALLKNIRCRGRFVVSSALAFYAAVILFALSRTLLLSAILLAVIGYCMILMVATVNSLLQHLSTDKYRGRVMSIYATAFLGFAPIGSLMAGSLAGTIGAPHAIASMAAVALVASAVLYMKSKDLRCLE